A window from Drosophila nasuta strain 15112-1781.00 chromosome 3, ASM2355853v1, whole genome shotgun sequence encodes these proteins:
- the LOC132793134 gene encoding serine/threonine-protein kinase 10 isoform X2, which produces MSFITNLKKVFHLGGGGEAKKKRLYNNIKMDTDPAEVWEMVGELGDGAFGKVYKAQHKETKRFAAAKMCTLEDEENLSDHMVEIDILSEIKHPNIVELYEAFSLEDKLWMLIEYCDGGALDSIMVELEKPLTEPQIAYVCKHMTEGLTFLHKNKVIHRDLKAGNVLLTMEGGVKLADFGVSAKNKHTMQKHDTFIGTPYWMAPELVLCETFRDNPYDHKVDIWSLGITLIELAQMEPPNSEMSPMRVLLKIQKSEPPKLEQPSRWSKEFNDFLKKSLVKDPQQRPTTDVLLQHGFINSNLDAKPIKDLLLEYKAEVVEEVVDDEAEEPRNSALQLDLDDDSASLQSQDIDKLPGTPTSISRDSKEQSLPSSSLPATAAPAAAAAATTTATTKATTPDKPNHNKEDNAAAVVEPIPMAPPHTKVPAPAPPSPSSPATQQQPKVPPAAAAPLQPKATEDVIATESNEKSDADKKQHFVKKEKGKAPPPPSVIAAAAAATAAASAATAVAASSKQPTDRTSPVQSEVEPASASPKKLPEPTAAIEVSIGHEIAESRPQPPSPTASSIISVQSVASTSSSGSATGAVLSSSTSLITINSSDASPGLRQQVPAPVPPPPPQHLVLPNSLESISQITVVTSTHPPVIIDNSQHQPPVQNEVIIVSNDLNKSTHLHESSTDDDFPSLDDSLGDQVKQSSMILSVNDGPEGATPSSSAAVHARKLDESEVLIVSPSYADDDSAYNTASGSHDHSDQLLLMDTSHVSVVTVGDEVIKVKDSSHQQPNVSGSGSGSASNARKQPNGIVPEDVNIIVNRFKPGQEQEKRISPDISLGSSSSENGSVRGRRGVEVQITSGGGGDADSIGTNTSQDSRNEVDNKQHQMMPPPPPLVSIGNNSNHYHHQPQPIDEEEEADVVVIRQKPRVPAAAKSSGVGGLTKEEIELRNLRKKTRKRTRKFEIDGVQMTTTTSRVIYGDEENGRIYDDHDFRKQELRELKMLQKQEKKQQTELHVKEQLAKEQQDRRFEQERISLEKTYEADMDTLARQHKQLIEKTEQTQENELRSSSKRIRSEQEQELKIFRENLKQEIRLLKQEVDLFPKDKRKDEFKQRRTAMELDHEEKERSFLDSLKERHELLLRRLSEKHRDHLATINRNFLQQKQNAMRTREALLWELEEKQLHERHQLSKRHVKELCFMQRHQMIIRHEKELDQVKRMLLRKEEDMLKKQTLEKRALPKRIRAERKARDLMFRESLRISTNLDPEIERDRLKKFQEQEKKRYMQEERRFEVKHQKQLEELRATRESAIRELEQLQNEKRKALVEHEHAKLSEIDERLKAELRDWREQLVPRKQRLEETFAQQLDEMETLYGGTLIVSMPSDTLQRDHFTGSTRSSLSSYSEG; this is translated from the exons ATGTCCTTCATTACGAACCTGAAGAAGGTCTTCCACCTCGGTGGTGGGGGCGAGGCCAAGAAGAAGCGCctttacaataatattaagaTGGATACCGATCCAGCGGAAGTCTGGGAAATGGTCGGCGAATTGGGCGACGGCGCTTTCGGCAAGGTATACAAGGCTCAGCACAAGGAAACCAAACGCTTTGCGGCAGCTAAAATGTGCACACTAGAGGACGAAGAGAACCTCAGTGATCACATGGTTGAAATCGATATACTCTCTGAAATAAAGCATCCAAACATTGTCGAGCTGTACGAGGCGTTCTCTCTCGAAGACAAGCTTTGG ATGCTAATTGAGTATTGCGACGGCGGTGCCCTAGACAGCATCATGGTGGAGCTGGAGAAACCATTGACAGAACCACAAATTGCCTACGTGTGTAAGCACATGACCGAAGGCCTCACATTTCTGCACAAGAATAAGGTCATACATCGGGATCTGAAAGCGGGCAACGTTCTACTGACTATGGAGGGTGGCGTGAAGCTGG CGGATTTCGGTGTGTCggccaaaaataaacacacgATGCAAAAGCACGATACATTCATTGGCACGCCGTATTGGATGGCGCCGGAATTGGTACTGTGCGAAACGTTTCGTGACAATCCGTATGATCACAAGGTTGACATATGGTCGCTGGGCATAACGCTCATTGAGCTGGCCCAGATGGAACCGCCGAACAGCGAAATGTCGCCAATGCGTGTGCTgctcaaaatacaaaaaagtgaaCCGCCAAAGCTGGAACAGCCAAGCAGATGGAGCAAGGAATTCAATGATTTTCTGAAAAAATCTTTAGTCAAG GATCCCCAACAGCGACCCACAACAGATGTGCTGTTGCAGCACGGTTTTATCAACAGTAATTTGGATGCCAAACCCATCAAAGATCTGCTGCTCGAGTACAAGGCAGAAGTTGTCGAAGAGGTGGTCGACGATGAGGCTGAG GAACCCCGCAACTCGGCGCTCCAGCTCGACCTGGACGATGACTCTGCTTCGCTACAGAGCCAAGACATTGACAAAC ttCCAGGTACACCTACATCCATATCGCGGGATTCCAAAGAGCAATCCCTTCCAAGTAGTAGTctaccagcaacagcagcacccgcagcagcggctgcagcaacaacaacagcaactactaaagcaacaacaccagACAAACCAAACCACAACAAGGAGGATAATGCGGCCGCAGTGGTCGAACCAATACCAATGGCGCCTCCACACACTAAAGTGCCGGCACCAGCGCCACCGTCACCATCCTCACCAgcgacacaacaacaaccgaaggtgccaccagctgctgctgcaccgCTGCAACCAAAGGCAACTGAAGATGTTATTGCAACAGAGTCAAACGAAAAGTCGGACGCAGACAAAAAA CAACACTTtgttaaaaaggaaaaaggcAAAGCGCCTCCGCCGCCATCGGTTATCgctgctgcggcagctgcCACGGCTGCTGCTTCGGCTGCTACTGCAGTTGCAGCTTCTTCAAAGCAGCCCACGGACAGAACTTCGCCGGTGCAGTCTGAAGTGGAGCCGGCTTCAGCTTCGCCTAAGAAATTGCCAGAGCCAACAGCAGCCATTGAAGTGAGCATTGGCCACGAAATTGCAGAGTCGAGGCCGCAGCCACCTTCCCCGACAGCTTCATCGATTATTTCTGTCCAGTCTGTGGCATCTACCAGCAGCTCTGGTAGTGCAACGGGAGCTGTGCTGAGCTCTAGCACATCGTTGATAACCATCAACAGCAGTGATGCTTCACCGGGATTGCGTCAACAGGTGCCGGCACCGgtgccaccgccaccaccgcAGCATTTGGTGCTGCCGAATAGTCTGGAATCGATCAGTCAAATCACTGTTGTGACAAGCACACACCCGCCGGTGATTATTGATAATTCGCAGCATCAGCCGCCGGTGCAAAATGAGGTCATCATCGTGTCGAACGATTTGAATAAGAGCACACATCTGCATGAGTCATCCACGGATGACGACTTCCCCTCGCTGGACGATAGTCTAGGGGATCAAGTGAAGCAATCTTCGATGATACTGTCTGTTAATGATGGTCCAGAAGGCGCGACGCCATCTTCCTCTGCTGCCGTTCATGCTCGCAAGCTGGACGAAAGCGAAGTACTGATTGTAAGTCCTTCGTATGCGGACGATGATTCGGCGTATAATACTGCGTCCGGCAGTCATGATCACAGCGATCAGCTGTTGCTAATGGACACCAGTCACGTCTCTGTTGTGACAGTTGGCGATGAGGTCATCAAGGTAAAAGACAGCAGCCATCAGCAGCCCAATGTCAGTGGTAGCGGAAGTGGCAGCGCAAGCAATGCACGAAAGCAACCGAACGGCATTGTCCCTGAGGATGTAAACATCATTGTTAACCGCTTTAAGCCTGGCCAAGAGCAAGAGAAACGCATCTCGCCCGACATCAGCCTTGGCTCCAGTTCAAGCGAGAATGGATCTGTGCGTGGACGGCGTGGAGTTGAAGTGCAGATAACAagtggcggcggtggcgaTGCAGACAGCATTGGCACTAACACTAGTCAGGACAGTCGCAACGAGGTGGACAATAAGCAACATCAAATGATGCCTCCACCCCCGCCTTTGGTCTCTATAGGCAACAACAGTAACCACTACCACCATCAGCCGCAGCCCATtgacgaggaggaggaggccgATGTGGTGGTCATTCGCCAAAAACCGCGTGTGCCAGCAGCTGCAAAATCTTCAGGTGTCGGTGGACTAACAAAGGAGGAAATCGAACTTCGCAACTTACGCAAAAAGACGCGTAAGCGAACTcgtaaatttgaaattgatggCGTGCAGATGACGACAACGACCAGTCGTGTTATCTATGGCGATGAAGAGAATGGCCGCATATATGATGATCATGATTTCCGTAAGCAGGAGCTGCGCGAACTGAAAATGCTCCAGAAACAGGAGAAGAAGCAACAAACAGAACTTCACGTGAAAGAGCAACTGGCCAAGGAGCAGCAGGATCGTCGCTTCGAACAGGAACGCATCTCGTTGGAGAAAACATACGAGGCGGATATGGATACATTGGCGCGGCAGCATAAGCAATTGATCGAAAAGACCGAGCAGACGCAGGAGAATGAGCTGCGAAGCTCCTCGAAACGCATACGATCCGAGCAGGAGCAAGAGCTTAAGATATTCCGTGAAAATCTTAAACAAGAGATACGACTGCTCAAGCAAGAGGTTGATTTGTTTCCCAAAGATAAGCGCAAGGATGAGTTCAAGCAGCGACGCACTGCCATGGAGCTGGATCATGAGGAGAAGGAGCGATCTTTCCTTGATTCCCTGAAAGAGCGTCATGAGCTGCTGCTACGCAGACTCAGCGAGAAGCATCGCGATCACTTGGCCACTATCAATCGCAATTTCTTGCAACAGAAGCAGAACGCAATGCGCACGCGCGAGGCGCTTCTCTGGGAACTTGAGGAGAAACAGTTGCACGAACGTCATCAGCTATCGAAGCGTCATGTCAAGGAGCTGTGCTTCATGCAGCGCCATCAGATGATCATACGTCATGAGAAAGAGCTCGATCAAGTCAAGCGCATGTTGTTGCGCAAAGAAGAGGATATGCTCAAGAAGCAAACCCTCGAGAAGCGCGCTCTTCCCAAGCGCATCCGAGCCGAGCGTAAGGCGCGTGACCTCATGTTCCGTGAATCGTTGCGCATATCGACAAATCTGGATCCTGAAATTGAGCGTGATCGCTTGAAGAAG TTCCAGGAGCAGGAGAAGAAACGTTATATGCAAGAAGAACGTCGCTTTGAGGTCAAGCATCAGAAGCAATTGGAGGAACTGCGCGCTACACGTGAAAGCGCCATACG AGAACTGGAGCAGTTGCAGAATGAAAAACGCAAGGCACTGGTTGAGCACGAGCATGCTAAGCTCTCTGAGATTGATGAGCGCCTCAAGGCGGAGCTAAGAGATTGGCGCGAGCAGCTTGTGCCACGCAAACAG CGTCTAGAGGAGACTTTCGCCCAGCAGCTGGATGAGATGGAAACATTGTACGGAGGTACCTTAATTGTTTCAATGCCCTCGGATACACTGCAACGTGACCACTTCACAGGATCAACGCGTAGCAGTCTCAGCTCCTACTCCGAGGGCtga